Part of the Janibacter endophyticus genome is shown below.
AGGCACTGCTTCGGCGGAGCTGGTCACGTCACCATCGAACCAGCTGCACAACCCACCTGCGAAGCCGGAGGTTCGTCCGCGCCCTGCACTGCCACGGCACGGTCGGTTCCCTTCGATTGGCTCCCCTTCGTGCTGGAGCAGTCGCGCCGGCACTGCACCTTCCACGGTCTCTACCTGCTGTCCCAGCTCGCGTACGCTTCGTCGCTCGGGGCACGAAGGCACGACGGAGGCCCCCCACCCGCGCGGCTGAGGGGCCTCCGTGGCGTTCTGTCCTAGGCTCAGCCGCGGCCGGCCCGGGGGTTGCTGCTGCGGTTCTCGTTGACGCCATTGCCGCGGCCCTTGTCGGTGCTCTTGCGGCGGTCGTCGCGCCGCATCGACTTCTGGGCGCGCTGGTGGTGGCCCTTGCCGCGGTTGCCCGTGGTCGAGAAGACCTGAACGACAGTGGGTCGGGGGACCGCGACGTCGTCCCCGACCTGCAGCGGGCCGCTGGCCGGGAGGAAGTCGGGGAAGTACGACGTGTGGGCGCCCCAGTCGCCGTTCTCACCGGGGTGCTGGACGGCGACGAAGACCGAGTTGTCCCGGTCGTGGATCACCGGGCCGCAGGTCTCGGCGTCGGTCGGCACGGCGAGGAACTGCTCGACACGGCCGCGGTTGCGGCCCTCGAGCGTCACCTTGTGCAGGGCGTCGCCGTAGCCGATCTTGCCGGGCTGGCCGTCCGTCGAGATCCACAGGTTGCCCTGGGAGTCGAAGGCGAGGTTGTCCGGGCAGGAGATCGGGGAGACCTTCTCCTTCGGGTAGCCGGAGAAGTACGCCGACGAGGACTTCGCCGGGTCGCCGCAGAGCATGAGGATGTTCCACGAGAACGACTCGGCGGTGTGGTCACCACCGGCCTCGACCATCTCGATGACGTGCCCGTCGCGGTTGGGGGCGACCGGGTTGGCCTCGTCGACCTTGTCGAGCCGACGGGAGCTGTTGTTCGTCAGCGCGAGGTAGATCTTGCCGGTGACGGGGTTGGGCTCCATGTCCTCGGGCCGGTCCATCATCGTCGCGCCCATCTTGTCGGCGGCGAGACGCGTGTAGACGAGCACCTCCTCGACCGACATGCCCGGGACGAGCGAGCGGTTGCCGCGCACGAGCGGGATCCACGTGCCGGTGCCGTCGAAGGCCCCGTCGCTGGGGAGGGTCCCGGTGCCGGTGATCTCGGACTGCGGGGAGTCGCCCGTGTACTTCGCGACGTAGAGGGTGCCGTCGGACAGCAGCGTCATGTTGTGGCGCTTGTCGCCCTCACGGTAGGTCTTCGACGAGACGAACTTGTAGACGTAGTCGTTGACCTGGTCGTCGCCCATGTAGACGACGGCGTGCCCGGAGGCCGCGATGACCGTCGTGCCGGCCTCGTGCTTGAAGCGGCCGAGCGCCGTGTGCTTGACCGGGGTGGACGTCGGGTCCTCGGGGTCGACCTCGACGATCCAGCCGAAGCGGTTGGCCTCGTTGGCATACCCGTCGTTGTTGAGGTCGAAGCGCTCGTACACCTTCTCCCAGCCGCGCTCCGTCGGGCGGTTGCGCAGGCCGTAGCGGGCCTCCTCGGGCGAGCCCGTGCCGACGAAGTACTGGTCGAAGTTCTCCTCGCCGGAGAGCACCGTGCCCCACGGCGTCGTGCCACCGGCGCAGTTGTTGAGGGTGCCGAGCACGCGGCGACCCACGGGGTCCGCCGCGGTCTTCATGAGGCCCGACCCTGCGGCCGGCCCGTCGACGGCGAAGGGGGTGAAGCCGGTGATCCGTCGGTTGCGGCGGCCCCCGCGGACGTAGGTCCACGGCTCGCCCTGCTTCGAGCGCTTGAGGTCGACGACGGAGAGGCCGTGCGCGGCGATCCCGGCGTTGACGACGTCCTCGAAGTTCGAGGCGATGTACTCGGGCGAGAACATGATGTACTCGTTCGTGTACTCGTGGGAGTTGACGAGGTACCCCGTCCGGTCGTTCCCGCCGTCGGAGATGACGTTGAGGTAGTCGCAGTTGTAGCCGAACTGCTTCGACTGCGACTCACCGGTCTGAGCGGTGATGTCGAACTCGGGGGAGTCCGCGAAGAGGGGGTCACCCCACCGGATGATCGGCGCCCAGTCGTAGCCCTTCGGGACAGTCATGGTGTCGACGGTCCGCGGGACGGCCTCGATCGCGGTGAAGGGGAGCTTGCCGCCACCCTTCGGGAAGATGCCGTTGTCGGCCGCGGCCTCCGGGGCGTTGGCGAGGACGACGGCGGCAGCGACGCCACCGCCGAGGCCGAGGGCCGAGCGTCGGCTGATGGCGGCCTCGGCGATCTCCCGGAAGTGCGGGTTGCCCGAGGTGTTGGGCGCCGGATGGGCGCAGGCGTTGCCGCACTTGAGGGCGCAGGTCACCGGTGACCGCGAGCCGCGGGTGTGGCCTGCCATGGGGAGGAGACGCTTCATCGAGGTGGTCCCTTCGGGGGTGGTCTGGAGGACGAACCCACCTCATCGTCGTTCGGGTCCCTCCGGACGACTCCTGCGTGGCGGCGCGGTGAACTCTCCGTAAGGAGTTCGCCACGCCTTCGTAGACTCGGCGCATGTCAGGCAAGCGCGTCGTCGGTGGGCCCACGACCATCTCGTCCGTAGCGGTCGTCGGGGCCGGCGCGCTCGGCGCCATGTACGCCGCGCACCTCGCCGATGCCGGCATCGACGTCGCCTTCGTCGCGACCGGCGACCGCGCGGACCGACTCCGTCGAGCCGAGCT
Proteins encoded:
- a CDS encoding PhoX family protein — translated: MKRLLPMAGHTRGSRSPVTCALKCGNACAHPAPNTSGNPHFREIAEAAISRRSALGLGGGVAAAVVLANAPEAAADNGIFPKGGGKLPFTAIEAVPRTVDTMTVPKGYDWAPIIRWGDPLFADSPEFDITAQTGESQSKQFGYNCDYLNVISDGGNDRTGYLVNSHEYTNEYIMFSPEYIASNFEDVVNAGIAAHGLSVVDLKRSKQGEPWTYVRGGRRNRRITGFTPFAVDGPAAGSGLMKTAADPVGRRVLGTLNNCAGGTTPWGTVLSGEENFDQYFVGTGSPEEARYGLRNRPTERGWEKVYERFDLNNDGYANEANRFGWIVEVDPEDPTSTPVKHTALGRFKHEAGTTVIAASGHAVVYMGDDQVNDYVYKFVSSKTYREGDKRHNMTLLSDGTLYVAKYTGDSPQSEITGTGTLPSDGAFDGTGTWIPLVRGNRSLVPGMSVEEVLVYTRLAADKMGATMMDRPEDMEPNPVTGKIYLALTNNSSRRLDKVDEANPVAPNRDGHVIEMVEAGGDHTAESFSWNILMLCGDPAKSSSAYFSGYPKEKVSPISCPDNLAFDSQGNLWISTDGQPGKIGYGDALHKVTLEGRNRGRVEQFLAVPTDAETCGPVIHDRDNSVFVAVQHPGENGDWGAHTSYFPDFLPASGPLQVGDDVAVPRPTVVQVFSTTGNRGKGHHQRAQKSMRRDDRRKSTDKGRGNGVNENRSSNPRAGRG